The Kiritimatiellia bacterium DNA window ATACATGGTTTTATCCCCTATTTGCGCCCTCAACCCGTCCAGTCCAGGACGATCTTGCCGGAATTACCGGAGCGCATTATTTGAAACGCCTTTTCAAACTCGGTGTAATGGAAACGATGCGTGATAATCGGCGAAACGTCCAGTCCGGTTTGGATCATGGAAGTCATTTTGTACCAGGTTTCGTACATTTCGCGGCCGTAGATGCCCTTGATGAAGAGCCCGTTGAAGATGACCGTGTTCCAGTCAATGGCCGTTTCCGGCGGCAGGATGCCCAGCAGGGCGATTTTTCCGCCGTGGCACATGTTGGTGAGCATATCGCGCAGGCCCGCGGGATTGCCCGACATTTCCAGGCCGACGTCAAACCCCTCTTTCATGCCCAGGGTTTTCTGCGCGTCTTTTAAATTTCCGGAGCGCACGTCCACGGCCAGGGTGGCCCCCATTTTCCGCGCGAGCTCAAGGCGGTAGGGATTGACGTCGGTAATGACCACGTAACGCGCCCCGGCGTGCTTGGCGATGGCCGCGGCCATGATGCCGATGGGGCCCGCTCCGGTTATGAGCACGTCCTCGCCGAGAACGTT harbors:
- the tdh gene encoding L-threonine 3-dehydrogenase, encoding MKAIVKKKPEPGLWPEEVPVPEPGINDVLIKIIKTAICGTDVHIYNWDAWSQKTIPVPMVIGHEFVGRVERTGSNVTDFHPGDIVSGEGHIVCGRCRNCLAGRRHLCMNTSGVGVNRTGAYAEYLCIPVTNVWYADPKIPLDTLSIFDPLGNAAHTALSFNVLGEDVLITGAGPIGIMAAAIAKHAGARYVVITDVNPYRLELARKMGATLAVDVRSGNLKDAQKTLGMKEGFDVGLEMSGNPAGLRDMLTNMCHGGKIALLGILPPETAIDWNTVIFNGLFIKGIYGREMYETWYKMTSMIQTGLDVSPIITHRFHYTEFEKAFQIMRSGNSGKIVLDWTG